A region from the Bacillota bacterium genome encodes:
- a CDS encoding late competence development ComFB family protein codes for MLKNYVEVAVAEVFDDVLAELRKSNPDLCGCERCREDVMAVALNRLPPKYIASDKGEIFTSVDFSRVGGKAEIIANLIPAFKLVGNRPRHVRQVRG; via the coding sequence ATGCTGAAGAACTATGTCGAGGTGGCGGTGGCCGAAGTTTTTGACGATGTACTGGCCGAACTCCGCAAGAGCAACCCGGACTTGTGCGGTTGTGAGCGCTGCCGCGAGGACGTGATGGCAGTGGCCCTGAACCGGCTGCCTCCCAAGTATATCGCCTCCGACAAAGGGGAAATATTTACTAGTGTGGATTTCAGCCGGGTTGGAGGAAAGGCCGAAATCATCGCCAACCTGATACCGGCTTTTAAGTTAGTCGGCAATCGTCCGCGGCATGTCCGCCAGGTACGCGGTTAG